Proteins from a single region of Betaproteobacteria bacterium:
- the crcB gene encoding fluoride efflux transporter CrcB, with the protein MGWSGFLAVGVGGVLGAWLRWWLGVALNPVFPTLPLGTVVANIVGGFIIGAAIEYFARHASIPPEARLFVITGFLGALTTFSTFSAEAVTLLARGQYGWALAHISVHLLGSLAATVAGIWMVRWIQA; encoded by the coding sequence TTGGGCTGGAGCGGGTTCCTGGCGGTTGGGGTGGGGGGCGTGCTAGGCGCGTGGCTGCGCTGGTGGCTCGGCGTGGCGCTGAATCCGGTGTTTCCGACGCTCCCGCTGGGAACGGTGGTGGCGAACATCGTCGGTGGCTTCATCATCGGTGCGGCGATCGAATACTTTGCCCGTCACGCGTCCATTCCCCCCGAAGCTCGACTTTTCGTCATCACCGGCTTTCTCGGCGCACTGACCACCTTTTCCACGTTCTCTGCGGAAGCGGTCACGCTGCTCGCGCGCGGGCAATACGGCTGGGCGCTCGCTCACATCAGCGTGCATCTGCTGGGCTCACTGGCAGCGACCGTGGCCGGCATCTGGATGGTCCGATGGATTCAGGCATAG